A genome region from Pseudoalteromonas tetraodonis includes the following:
- a CDS encoding MFS transporter, which yields MFNLPPTTIALIIVCSGSIIGPLGMAGVNIAIPDLAEDLHASAKMIAWMPTLYLLSSVIFMLPCGKIADNYGRKRVYAFGLGLNALASLMCALANSIEWVLFWRFIQGAAGAMIFGIGVAIITSVTPDNKRGMALGISAACVYIGLSAAPAVGGWLTEIWGWRAVFYSQIPLVLMLLIAIKLFLHGEWKNDKKSPFDWWGMVIFSLFALCLVLGLSDLPNIAGWLLTALSIICLMLFIVHQSRSRRPLIRVQMFLESRVFSLSLSTSFLMYASNFSLAFLLSLYLQYIKGLSPAHAGQIVLLQAVSMAIMAPLAGKLADKIQPRLLATLGCVIVLVGFFLLSQLSVSSSTTYISGSLLLLGIGFGLFSTPNNNAIMGAVDKSELGVASSSMNLSRTIGNLFGMSLINLIVHYYLGDSTFSAQNSYALMSTISLAFKMSLGFVMLASCISALRGRA from the coding sequence TTGCACTTATTATCGTTTGTAGCGGCTCTATTATTGGACCGCTTGGCATGGCAGGCGTTAATATCGCTATTCCTGACCTTGCTGAAGATTTACACGCAAGCGCAAAAATGATTGCGTGGATGCCCACCTTGTATTTACTCAGTAGCGTCATTTTTATGCTGCCGTGCGGTAAAATAGCAGACAACTATGGTCGCAAACGCGTGTATGCATTTGGTTTAGGTTTAAATGCGCTGGCCTCGCTAATGTGTGCGTTAGCAAACTCTATTGAGTGGGTGCTTTTTTGGCGCTTTATACAAGGGGCAGCAGGCGCCATGATTTTTGGTATAGGCGTTGCCATTATTACCTCTGTTACGCCTGATAATAAACGCGGAATGGCACTGGGCATCTCTGCGGCGTGTGTATACATAGGACTCAGTGCAGCGCCTGCGGTTGGTGGCTGGCTCACTGAAATATGGGGATGGCGCGCCGTGTTTTACTCGCAAATCCCCTTGGTACTTATGCTACTTATTGCCATTAAACTATTTTTACATGGCGAATGGAAAAACGATAAAAAATCGCCGTTTGACTGGTGGGGTATGGTTATTTTCTCGCTCTTTGCACTGTGCTTGGTATTAGGGTTAAGTGATTTACCGAATATAGCTGGCTGGCTATTAACCGCACTTTCAATCATTTGTTTAATGCTATTTATTGTTCACCAAAGTCGCAGTCGGCGCCCCTTAATTAGAGTACAAATGTTTTTAGAAAGTCGTGTATTCAGCCTATCGTTGTCTACTTCGTTTCTCATGTATGCTAGTAACTTTTCACTGGCCTTTTTGTTAAGTTTGTACCTGCAATATATAAAAGGATTAAGCCCCGCACATGCAGGACAAATAGTATTACTACAAGCGGTTTCAATGGCTATTATGGCGCCCCTAGCAGGCAAGCTTGCCGATAAAATACAACCACGCTTACTTGCCACGCTAGGCTGTGTAATTGTTCTGGTTGGATTCTTTCTGTTATCCCAGCTATCGGTTAGTTCAAGCACCACTTACATTAGTGGCTCACTGTTATTATTAGGGATTGGGTTTGGCTTATTTTCGACCCCTAACAACAATGCCATTATGGGTGCAGTGGATAAAAGTGAGCTAGGTGTGGCGTCTTCCTCAATGAACTTATCACGCACTATTGGTAATTTATTTGGCATGAGCTTAATCAACTTAATTGTGCACTATTACCTTGGCGACAGCACCTTCTCAGCGCAAAATAGCTACGCACTAATGAGCACCATTTCATTGGCGTTTAAAATGTCATTAGGATTTGTCATGCTGGCAAGCTGTATTTCTGCGCTGCGAGGTCGGGCTTAA